From Xenopus tropicalis strain Nigerian chromosome 3, UCB_Xtro_10.0, whole genome shotgun sequence, the proteins below share one genomic window:
- the LOC100494017 gene encoding extracellular calcium-sensing receptor — protein sequence MAIELSSCLDSRIGCSLPNENLSGHMSRPGDIIIGGTFPVHLDRVYVDIDFTNKPPELQCQMYAIEYYHSMQALIFAVDEINSDPDLLPNITLGYHIFDTCITVRRSAQGALWMLSGGQEITLNYHCYQEAPLAGIIGDCGSTRSILMAEMLGLYRYPQISYFATSPVLNNRDQFPSFFRTIPSDEFQMRGLAELVSYFDWTWVGLLANDDDYGQFGMQMVKQEVLISGGCFAFIENILTGLPNRNAPHLAQVIRESSAKVVLVISSDSDFVIVLEELIRQNATGTIWVGSEGWANSALLSDERFQQVLVGAVGFSIHGGQLPKFTKYLKSLHPFKDSHDAFVREFWEEAFLCKWLTQKNATEFSNNGTIHACTGKEITESLVVEEVHRGSLNVYTAVYAMAQALHNLHQCTPGTGPFLNGSCANISSLRPWQLLHYVKNVNFKTKDGGQVSFDATGNPPAVYDVVNWRASVGGKMDQIVVGSYDLNSANGKTLNVERDSIIWSNRDTQEAKLITFSMLAFLSVWVSFIPAYLSARGMYTVAMEVFAILSSSWAVVGCIFVPKCYIVLFRPNMNSREHLMVKGRGHK from the exons ATGGCTATAGAGTTGTCCTCTTGTCTGGACTCCAGGATTGGCTGCAGCCTGCCCAACGAGAACCTTAGCGGCCATATGAGCCGTCCAGGAGATATTATTATAGGAGGGACATTCCCGGTTCATCTGGACAGAGTCTACGTTGACATTGATTTCACTAACAAACCCCCAGAGCTCCAATGTCAGAT GTATGCAATTGAATATTATCACAGCATGCAGGCCCTAATATTTGCTGTGGATGAAATCAATTCCGATCCAGATCTTCTTCCCAACATCACGCTAGGCTACCATATCTTTGATACCTGCATTACTGTGCGCAGATCAGCCCAAGGGGCTCTTTGGATGCTGTCAGGGGGGCAAGAAATCACCCTAAATTATCACTGTTATCAAGAGGCACCTCTTGCCGGTATAATTGGGGACTGTGGCTCCACCCGCTCCATTCTCATGGCGGAAATGTTGGGACTGTACCGATATCCACAG ATCAGTTACTTTGCAACAAGCCCCGTTCTGAACAATCGCGATCAGTTCCCTTCCTTTTTCCGTACCATACCTAGTGATGAATTCCAGATGAGAGGATTGGCAGAGTTGGTCTCCTACTTTGATTGGACTTGGGTTGGCCTCCTGGCCAATGATGATGATTATGGCCAATTCGGAATGCAAATGGTTAAACAAGAGGTCCTGATCTCTGGCGGCTGTTTTGCTTTCATTGAGAACATTTTGACCGGATTGCCAAATAGAAATGCCCCCCACCTTGCCCAGGTCATTAGGGAGTCATCTGCCAAAGTTGTGCTTGTGATATCGTCTGATTCTGATTTTGTTATTGTTCTTGAAGAACTAATAAGGCAAAATGCCACTGGCACTATCTGGGTAGGCAGTGAAGGTTGGGCTAATTCTGCTCTACTGTCTGATGAAAGATTCCAGCAGGTGTTGGTGGGCGCCGTGGGGTTTTCAATCCATGGTGGACAACTTCCAAAATTCACCAAGTACCTCAAGAGTCTCCATCCTTTTAAAGATTCCCATGATGCATTTGTAAGGGAATTCTGGGAGGAAGCTTTCTTATGTAAATGGCTCACCCAGAAGAATGCAACTGAATTTAGTAACAATGGTACCATCCATGCCTGTACTGGAAAAGAAATCACTGAGAGCCTGGTGGTTGAAGAAGTTCACAGAGGTTCTCTCAATGTTTACACTGCTGTTTATGCAATGGCCCAGGCCCTACACAACTTGCATCAGTGTACACCAGGAACTGGACCGTTCCTAAATGGATCCTGTGCTAATATTTCATCATTACGGCCTTGGCAG CTTCTCCACTATGTTAAAAATGTGAACTTCAAGACCAAAGATGGTGGTCAAGTATCTTTTGATGCAACGGGAAACCCTCCAGCCGTCTATGACGTTGTGAATTGGCGTGCCAGTGTTGGAGGGAAAATGGATCAGATTGTTGTTGGAAGCTATGACTTGAATTCTGCAAATGGGAAGACTCTTAATGTAGAGAGAGACTCTATAATATGGTCCAACAGAGATACTCAG gaagccaaattgatcacattcagtatgttggctttcctcagtgtgtgggtgtcctttatcccagcctatctcagtgcccggggcatgtaTACTGTGGCAATGGAGGTCTTTGCCATCCTGTCTTCCAGTTGGGCTGTGGTGGGCTGTATCTTTGTGCCAAAATGCTACATTGTGTTGTTCAGGCCCAACATGAACTCCAGAgaacatttaatggttaaaggcaGAGGCCATAAATAG
- the LOC116409581 gene encoding extracellular calcium-sensing receptor-like, with the protein MQWVPITLYTIAIAVSPCSESERGCSLSSLSTDGHARRPGDIIIGATFLIHVNRIQSKALFTSQPPELQCQAFGLDYYQSMRALLFAVEEINANPRFLPNITLGFQIFDTCTAVRRAAQGTLWMLSGGQEITSNYNCFPESHLAGIIGDSASVRAIIMAQILGLSRYPQISYLATSPILSNRDLFPSFFRTIPSDEFQAIGLAQLVSHFGWTWVGLLAVDTDYGQFGIQLVKQEIVKAGACVAFSEDIVTGKPNRNAPHIAQVIKASTAKVVIVISADYDLLIVQEELLTQNVTGRIWIASEAWATSTLLSDKKLQAILVGTIGFAIHGGLISGFPEYFKSLSPFDHLYDAFIREFWEQAFSCKWLDDLADNTTFRGCTGNEKMESLKMKIDIRITLNVYSAVYAFAWALKNLIDCKPGTGPFKSGSCANISSFHPWHLLHYIKNVHFETKDKNVIFFDAKGNPPAIYDIVNWRLSATGAMEQVVIGSYSSVAGGEKTLTINNSAITWIYGETQVPLSKCSRSCPVGFMKVALPGKPSCCYDCARCHQGEISNQTDAVVCHQCSPETWPNLQQDQCIPRVIDFLAYEDLLGLSMATMSVSSSAVPLGILSIFIVYQTTPIVRANNYSLSCLLLLSLFLCFLCSLGFIGYPQPEKCLLRQVAFGMVFALCISCVLAKTITVVIAFNATKPGSRLRKWTGVKVSKSVVMFCTCIQFSICVLWVSFSPPFPEQDTKTQPGVIIYSCNEGSPFAFWIMLGYLGLLASISFIVAFLARRLPDSFNEAKLITFSMLAFLSVWVSFIPAYLSARGMYTVAMEVFAILSSSWAVVGCIFVPKCFIVLFRPNMNSREHLMGKGQR; encoded by the exons ATGCAGTGGGTACCCATCACCCTATACACCATCGCCATTGCTGTGAGCCCCTGCTCGGAGTCTGAGAGAGGCTGCAGCCTATCCAGCCTGAGTACTGATGGGCACGCCAGGCGCCCCGGAGACATTATAATAGGCGCCACTTTTCTTATCCACGTCAACCGAATCCAGAGCAAAGCCCTATTCACCAGCCAACCCCCGGAGCTGCAGTGCCAGGC GTTTGGGTTGGATTACTACCAAAGCATGAGGGCCTTACTCTTTGCTGTGGAGGAGATCAACGCAAATCCCAGGTTCCTTCCCAACATTACGTTGGGTTTCCAAATATTTGACACCTGCACGGCTGTGAGGAGAGCAGCACAAGGGACACTCTGGATGCTGTCAGGAGGACAAGAGATCACCTCCAACTATAATTGTTTTCCAGAGTCCCATCTGGCTGGGATCATTGGAGACTCTGCTTCTGTTCGAGCCATTATTATGGCTCAGATCTTAGGCCTATCCCGCTACCCACAA aTTAGTTATTTGGCAACCAGCCCCATCTTAAGCAACCGGGACCTGTTTCCTTCATTTTTCCGTACCATTCCTAGTGACGAGTTTCAGGCAATCGGTCTAGCCCAGCTGGTGTCTCACTTTGGTTGGACTTGGGTTGGCCTTCTGGCAGTTGACACTGACTATGGCCAGTTTGGAATTCAACTGGTAAAGCAAGAAATAGTGAAAGCAGGTGCTTGTGTGGCATTTTCTGAAGATATTGTGACCGGCAAACCCAACAGGAACGCTCCGCACATTGCCCAAGTCATCAAAGCGTCTACGGCAAAGGTTGTCATAGTAATATCTGCCGATTACGACCTATTGATTGTGCAGGAAGAACTTTTAACGCAAAACGTAACTGGAAGGATCTGGATAGCCAGTGAAGCTTGGGCAACCTCTACTCTGCTCTCGGATAAAAAGTTACAAGCTATTTTGGTGGGTACTATTGGTTTTGCCATTCACGGTGGGCTGATTTCTGGCTTTCCAGAATATTTCAAAAGCCTCTCTCCGTTTGACCACCTTTATGATGCGTTCATaagggaattctgggaacaagCTTTCTCCTGCAAATGGCTGGATGATTTAGCTGACAATACTACGTTTCGTGGGTGTACAGGGAATGAAAAGATGGAgagtctaaaaatgaaaattgaTATCCGAATTACACTTAATGTCTACTCTGCCGTTTATGCATTTGCTTGGGCTCtcaaaaatctgattgactgtaaACCCGGAACTGGACCGTTCAAGAGTGGGTCCTGCGCCAACATCTCATCATTCCATCCTTGGCAT CTTCTCCACTAtataaaaaatgttcattttgagACAAAAGACAAGAACGTGATTTTTTTCGACGCTAAGGGAAACCCCCCAGCGATTTACGACATTGTAAACTGGCGGCTGAGTGCAACGGGGGCCATGGAGCAGGTTGTAATTGGCAGTTACAGCTCAGTTGCTGGAGGCGAGAAGACTTTGACAATAAACAATTCTGCAATAACCTGGATCTATGGGGAAACTCAG GTCCCTCTTTCCAAATGCAGTCGAAGCTGCCCGGTAGGGTTCATGAAGGTGGCATTGCCAGGGAAGCCGTCCTGTTGCTATGACTGCGCTCGCTGCCATCAAGGAGAAATCTCAAACCAAACCG ATGCTGTGGTGTGCCACCAATGTTCTCCAGAAACATGGCCCAACCTTCAACAAGACCAATGCATTCCTAGGGTTATAGACTTTCTCGCCTATGAAGACCTGTTGGGTTTGAGCATGGCAACCATGTCAGTCTCCTCCTCGGCTGTTCCACTCGGCATTCTGAGCATTTTCATTGTTTACCAAACCACGCCCATAGTCCGAGCCAACAACTACTCCCTTagctgccttctcctgctttccctgttcctctgtttcctttgctctttagggttcattggttacccacaacctgaaaagtgccttctgcgccaggtggcatttgggatggtttttgccctctgcatctcctgtgttctggccaaaaccatcactgttgtcattgcctttaatgcaaccaaacccgGCAGCAGGTTAAGAAAGTGGACAGGAGTGAAGGTTTCAAAAAGTGTCGTCATGTTCTGCACGTGTATTCAGTTCTCTATTTGTGTATTGTGGGTTTCCTTCTCGCCCCCCTTCCCAGAACAGGACACCAAAACCCAACCTGGAGTCATCATTTATAGTTGCAATGAGGGTTCACCCTTTGCTTTCTGGATCATGTTGGGTTATCTTGGGCTCTTGGCCTCCATCAGTTTCATTGTTGCCTTCCTGGCCAGACGCCTCCCTGacagtttcaatgaagccaaattgatcacattcagtatgttggctttcctcagtgtgtgggtgtcctttatcccagcctatctcagtgcccggggcatgtatactgtggcaatggaggtctttgccatcctgtcttccagttgggcggtggtgggctgtatctttgtgccaaaatgtttcaTTGTATTGTTCAGGCCCAACATGAACTCCAGAGAACATCTCATGGGGAAAGGTCAGAGATAG